One segment of Plasmodium vivax chromosome 14, whole genome shotgun sequence DNA contains the following:
- a CDS encoding hypothetical protein, conserved (encoded by transcript PVX_123900A), giving the protein MKKRSLFSSKNRHIKNKNYLRKKNKYFTDQKFLRKFKKLAKSDEPKKELVRSDPIKDFFFTPERAHRDAQQGENTEEGKETAPQVDTEPAHGEDSQDDQREDSPVSTKRKNSGEGETKTEQHKKNHGKHVKSVYSKEINIVSLKRKERELYVKEKEAAMQKSEQEKKKKKMIRIKKFKKLNKKTKRGQPIMKNLINHLLKKI; this is encoded by the coding sequence atgaagaagagaagCCTCTTTTCAAGCAAAAACCGCCacataaagaacaaaaactaCCTTCGCAAGAAGAACAAATATTTCACGGACCAGAAATTTCTTCGGAAGTTCAAAAAGCTTGCGAAATCTGATGAGCCAAAGAAGGAGTTGGTTCGGAGCGACCCCATAAAGGACTTCTTCTTCACGCCGGAGCGGGCCCACCGGGATGCGCAGCAGGGAGAAAACACagaagaggggaaagaaaCGGCGCCACAGGTAGACACAGAACCTGCCCATGGAGAGGACAGCCAAGACGACCAAAGGGAGGATTCCCCAGTAAGCACAAAACGGAAGAACAGCGGCGAGGGTGAAACGAAAACAGAGCAACACAAGAAGAACCACGGGAAGCATGTAAAATCTGTGTACAGCAAAGAAATTAACATAGTTTCgctgaaaaggaaagagagAGAGCTATAcgtgaaggagaaagaagCAGCCATGCAGAAAAgtgaacaagaaaaaaaaaaaaaaaaaatgataaggattaaaaagtttaaaaaattaaataaaaaaacaaagaggGGTCAGCCAATCATGAAGAACTTGATAAatcatttgttaaaaaagatatga
- a CDS encoding hypothetical protein, conserved (encoded by transcript PVX_123895A) produces the protein MKLDRKKDFKKKLVTCFSLLQVSDPIKVIVDETFIHLCIVHKIPIKEELAKLVNRQLMLMTTKCISTCAKKTHNEETAYGIRKITHYKCNHNGDHVRNSLSMFLKKMKVERNSPFSVNNFFENEVSVTHNFDSVCNVRGRPGRGEEAKGEEEVSKEEEAPKGEESPKGEESPKGEESPKGEEAPKGEESPEGEEFPTGRETEWQVELTDSMKCIIDLVKNNNEKKFFVATNNNELRSFLRKVFIVPIIYISEGGAIKMESLSTKNTNKKATVELRKMKMLKWERELRMSEQRRDKDKVKKSGNKNGRKKKARGRNGR, from the exons ATGAAGTTAGACAGAAAGAAggacttcaaaaaaaaacttgtaaCTTGCTTCTCTCTACTGCAAGTGTCGGACCCCATCAAGGTGATCGTCGATGAGACGTTCATCCACCTGTGCATTGTTCATAAAATTCCCATCAAGGAGGAACTAGCCAAATTAGTAAACAGGCAACTGATGCTGATGACCACAAAATGCATCTCCACCTGCGccaaaaaaacgcataatgAAGAAACGGCCTACGGAATTAGGAAGATAACTCATTACAAGTGCAACCACAATGGTGATCATGTGAGGAACTCCCTTAgcatgtttttaaaaaagatgaaggTTGAAAGgaactcccccttttcggtgaacaattttttcgaaaatgagGTCTCCGTGACGCATAACTTTGACAGTGTGTGCAATGTGAGGGGGCGTCcaggaaggggggaagaagcaaagggggaggaagaagtatccaaggaggaagaagcaccaaaaggagaggaatcaccaaaaggagaggaatcaccaaaaggagaggaatcacccaagggggaagaagcaccaAAAGGAGAGGAATCACCCGAGGGGGAGGAATTCCCAACTGGCAGAGAGACAGAGTGGCAAGTGGAGCTGACCGATTCCATGAAGTGCATAATCGATTTGGTAAAAAACAACAACGAGAAGAAGTTTTTCGTGGCAACCAACAATAACGAGTTGAGGTCCTTCCTCAG gaaggTGTTCATCGTGCCCATCATCTACATCAGCGAGGGCGGCGCCATCAAGATGGAGAGCCTCTCCACGAAGAACACGAACAAGAAGGCGACCGTGGAGTTGCGCAAGATGAAGATGCTCAAGTGGGAGCGGGAGCTCAGGATGTCGGAGCAGAGGAGGGACAAGgataaggtgaaaaagagtgggaacaaaaatgggaggaaaaagaaggcgaGGGGGCGAAATGGGAGGTAG
- a CDS encoding hypothetical protein, conserved (encoded by transcript PVX_123890A), which produces MNDEAVSAPQGEQPDEAEIQSGGDLGGEDVTSPKCSEGADELIGLASMLEEEEQQQQGEEDGGAAKENANAGDDPLHPSSINACTSDENKGGELPLMGEDPTQAWGVDTGGNYPPSKEEPNSVHVEEGLIGNNSIYNNSPYVSHSGEVGLNQLGINQMADASSSHVYSETGEGAPAASADWTKANGEDAQGGIPLNGAAHEEGGAKGEEVNPPGSVHADQGAHAKQEQQPHQPLPHQPLPQQPLPQQPLPHQPPPHQPVCMRPSNTYVRNIVKKQPANMKNSIHNLNFLNVNSMTFDPSYCSEGANVFLGSPNGGAADGDDGMVIKNARLPSGATMAYSSDIAEEDLHHIYSLLNGELTRSPHNDKEIHRVKDEMISLHRNNPTELLTLQRCYANVRANRKLIDVLFGFLGGGSVGRHTKWDSSFSQGAALNYLSYETVNNMHQVWRQDVAGVGAAQRNAFPFSGFDCSGGQERGGAQNWGREKKKKKHIGGGAASECADLRGDPLTSGGVAGLAAGVAGAGVCPPNQWNAPSNQWNVPPQEAHPLGGVGPWASPPAMVYGKHGEAERTMGGNPPWGASGVKEYHPPYGQTFQWLNQSVETKNEKYKGSPMDVGYYNCLSEDRSSLDWGKPGEGPKGNPHQQQQQPQQQQQQQPQQQQQPQQQPQPQQPQQPLSSVYKCVSCKRVCTHVYYILKPNSVKKISYGVLDKCVWCNACFNSSKYPSILNRSNFIKVNIPYSFLGNDWSVTEIERLIDGISKYKNNWEKISESIGTKSAYECIFKFTSMPLSNPFFDIDNLLNINNVSFKSFKQNNTLLSLLSFICNYISPYIGAYAAKKIVDFILNKQRECVARAREREECKEREDHEERKTREQWEKRENPDVQTGEVKVESFEGDQDGGEPRGEDNPPAAAPKGEDPTEANSTDEKPAGAEGEGASEPKPNGEDLPEPQPNGEDLPEPQPNGEDLPEPQPNGEDLPEPQPNGEDLPEPQPNGEDLPEPQPNGEDLPEPPLNEEALPEPPLNEGTPPEANQMPTIAEGQHDELSKTGSQGAAPMLSEGVEVVAAQQAVEAADAAEVAGAQEAVVTANAAEVADAAHASHADVKAEGDDPNAPGGNPEFVPLNVNLPPKDSASSTYILNEKDMQEIHNTIINASKKRARQLADLERHNIRKLLKELAVISTRKVKLKLKQYQYLQNYFDSQNQQMERKRARHGDEDRAEANEQNSANEQSEEKWHHPQSEQNGQDAPDALDAQGQGEPHGPDASQMAL; this is translated from the exons ATGAACGACGAGGCGGTGAGTGCCCCCCAGGGGGAACAGCCTGACGAAGCGGAAATCCAAAGCGGAGGCGACCTCGGAGGAGAAGACGTAACCAGTCCGAAGTGCTCCGAGGGGGCAGATGAGTTAATCGGATTGGCAAGCAtgctggaggaggaggagcagcagcagcagggggaggaggacgGCGGGGCTGCCAAGGAAAACGCCAATGCAGGAGATGACCCCCTCCACCCAAGCAGCATCAACGCGTGCACATCTGATGAGAACAAAGGAGGAGAATTACCCCTGATGGGAGAGGACCCAACGCAGGCATGGGGAGTAGACACCGGGGGAAACTACCCCCCGAGTAAGGAAGAACCGAACAGCGTGCATGTTGAAGAGGGTCTAATTGGCAATAACTCCATTTATAACAATTCGCCTTACGTGAGCCACAGTGGGGAGGTGGGTCTAAACCAGTTGGGCATCAATCAAATGGCAGATGCTTCCTCCTCACATGTGTATAGCGAAACGGGGGAAGGGGCTCCCGCAGCCAGCGCGGATTGGACGAaggcaaatggggaagacgCGCAGGGAGGCATTCCCCTCAACGGGGCGGCGCACGAGGAAGGCGGCGCGAAGGGCGAAGAGGTGAATCCGCCAGGAAGCGTCCATGCGGACCAAGGTGCGCACGCGAAGCAGGAACAGCAGCCTCACCAACCGCTTCCACACCAACCGCTTCCGCAGCAACCACTTCCGCAGCAACCACTTCCACACCAACCGCCTCCACACCAACCGGTGTGCATGCGCCCGTCGAACACCTACGTGCGGAACATCGTGAAGAAGCAACCCGCGAACATGAAAAACAGCATCCAcaacttaaattttttaaatgtaaattcCATGACGTTCGATCCGAGCTACTGCAGCGAAGGGGCCAACGTTTTCCTCGGTAGCCCGAATGGAGGTGCGGCTGATGGTGACGACGGGATGGTGATTAAGAACGCTCGGTTGCCAAGTGGGGCCACCATGGCCTACTCCAGTGACATTGCGGAGGAAGACCTCCATCATATTTACTCCCTCCTGAATGGCGAGCTAACCAGGTCGCCACACAACGATAAAGAGATTCACCGAGTGAAGGACGAAATGATTAGCCTGCACAGGAACAACCCAACGGAACTGCTCACCTTGCAACGGTGCTACGCCAATGTAAGAGCGAATAGGAAGCTAATCGACGTTTTGTTTGGCTTCCTAGGAGGTGGTAGTGTGGGGAGGCATACCAAATGGGATTCCTCCTTCAGCCAGGGAGCGGCGCTAAATTATTTAAGCTACGAGACGGTTAACAACATGCATCAGGTGTGGAGACAAGACGTTGCAGGTGTAGGGGCAGCCCAGAGGAACGCCTTCCCTTTCAGCGGGTTTGACTGCTCAGGTGGCCAGGAGAGGGGGGGCGCCCAAAACTGgggcagggaaaaaaaaaaaaaaaaacacattggCGGTGGCGCAGCGAGTGAGTGCGCCGACCTGAGGGGGGATCCCCTCACCAGCGGAGGAGTAGCTGGATTAGCGGCGGGAGTAGCGGGAGCGGGAGTGTGCCCCCCTAATCAGTGGAATGCCCCTTCTAACCAGTGGAATGTCCCCCCCCAAGAAGCGCACCCCCTTGGGGGAGTGGGCCCctgggcttccccccctgcgatGGTCTACGGCAAGCATGGCGAAGCGGAACGGACGATGGGTGGTAACCCTCCCTGGGGAGCAAGCGGAGTGAAGGAGTATCATCCCCCCTACGGGCAAACCTTCCAGTGGCTAAACCAAAGCGTggaaacgaaaaatgaaaaatataaaggcaGCCCCATGGATGTGGGTTACTACAACTGCCTGTCGGAGGATAGGAGCTCCCTCGATTGGGGCAAGCCGGGGGAGGGGCCCAAGGGGAACCCCCAccagcagcaacagcaaccgcagcagcagcagcaacagcaaccgcagcagcaacagcaaccGCAGCAGCAACCGCAACCGCAGCAACCGCAGCAACCGCTTAGCAGCGTCTACAAGTGCGTGAGCTGCAAACGAGTGTGCACCCACGTGTATTACATCCTAAAGCCTAACAGCGTGAAAAAGATTTCCTACGGCGTTCTGGATAAGTGTGTGTGGTGCAATGCATGCTTCAACTCAAGTAAATACCCGAGCATCCTAAACAgatcaaattttattaaagtGAATATACCGTATAGCTTCCTTGGGAACGATTGGAGTGTTACCGAGATAGAGAGACTGATCGATGGCATTagcaaatataaaaacaattgGGAAAAGATAAGCGAATCGATCGGAACGAAAAGTGCAtatgaatgtatttttaaattcacatCCATGCCACTCTCTAACCCCTTCTTTGATATAGATAACCTCCTTAACATTAATAATGTCTCTTTTAAATCTTTTAAGCAGAACAACACTCTACTGTCGTTGCTCTCCTTCATATGCAATTACATCAGTCCCTACATCGGGGCGTATGCCGCCAAGAAAATCGTAGACTTTATTCTTAACAAGCAGCGCGAGTGCGTCGCCAGGGCCAGGGAGCGGGAGGAGTGCAAGGAGCGGGAGGATCATGAAGAGCGTAAGACGCGCGAGCagtgggagaagcgggaaAACCCGGATgtccaaacgggggaagttAAAGTGGAGAGTTTCGAGGGGGACCAGGATGGGGGGGAACCCCGCGGCGAGGACAACCCCCCGGCTGCcgccccaaagggggaagacccaACTGAAGCGAACTCAACTGATGAGAAGCCGGCGGGTGCAGAAGGAGAGGGGGCCTCCGAACCGAAGCCGAACGGGGAGGACCTTCCCGAACCGCAGCCGAACGGGGAGGACCTTCCCGAACCGCAGCCGAACGGGGAGGACCTTCCCGAACCGCAGCCGAACGGGGAGGACCTTCCCGAACCGCAGCCGAACGGAGAGGACCTTCCCGAACCGCAGCCGAACGGAGAGGACCTTCCCGAACCGCAGCCGAACGGAGAGGACCTTCCCGAACCGCCTCTGAACGAAGAGGCCCTCCCCGAACCGCCTCTGAACGAAGGGACCCCCCCCGAAGCGAACCAAATGCCGACCATCGCCGAGGGGCAGCACGACGAGCTTTCCAAGACGGGCAGCCAGGGCGCCGCCCCGATGCTGTCCGAAGGGGTGGAAGTGGTAGCGGCGCAAcaagcggtggaagcggcagACGCGGCAGAGGTGGCAGGCGCGCAAGAAGCGGTAGTGACGGCAAACGCGGCAGAGGTGGCAGACGCAGCTCACGCATCTCACGCGGACGTTAAGGCCGAAGGAGACGACCCCAATGCCCCCGGTGGCAACCCAGAATTCGTGCCACTCAACGTTAACCTCCCGCCAAAGGACAGCGCCTCCTCCACGTACATCCTCAACGAGAAGGACATGCAGGAAATACACAACACAATTATTAACGCCTCGAAGAAGAGGGCCCGCCAGCTCGCAGATTTGGAGAGGCACAACATTAGGAAGCTCCTGAAGGAGCTCGCCGTGATAAGCACCCGGAAGGTCAAGCTCAAGCTCAAGCAGTACCAGTATTTGCAAAATTACTTTGACAGTCAGAACCAGCAAATG GAGCGGAAGAGGGCACGCCACGGCGATGAAGACAGGGCGGAAGCAAACGAGCAAAACAGCGCAAACGAACAGAGCGAAGAGAAGTGGCACCACCCGCAGAGCGAACAGAATGGGCAGGATGCACCCGACGCGCTGGATGCGCAGGGTCAAGGGGAACCACACGGACCAGACGCCAGCCAAATGGCACTGTAA
- a CDS encoding hypothetical protein, conserved (encoded by transcript PVX_123905A), producing MEGNFSTQKKAPVGIKKPNGGKHIIRGRRGGAPHKVGKEMGKQKGRPNGEGETEWDASSNRNGYNPRMKGKGVHPRFNSSLFRKGQQSGNMGGVTGKGKHQGGLHGGGRKSTSGAANKGSNQGGNKDDGNDPHTLGDAYYYDNESSAVSEGEAPPTGPISHAEENTSRKEPRINSDQQPTMDYVEYVSSLKKGEDPNSDERKTLHTSEGKDEVGGEAPNGEQQKGGGEEQDGADEHQNGADEQQNGADHRRGVFNIFLLFCPLAVTSIRNRRCVINADEHMSFLQNKLKSVESLLACARNAKESAFLRSKAEAVENKLKNVRLDVLFFTLLCLRDSVINKRGRLQIYLHTVNGLLIYVSPSFRVPRSFSLFKKVMLNLMLRNVVLDPGGRPLLKVLPHPVQRYVGSSVCIGISHMGFPADVKKLSKQIKETKNDYSFFLSLSSAYDLTHFIESISRTHSECFPFDYVVRVSDLPLSTVAVCSKLTHFLND from the exons ATGGAAGGGAATTTTTCAACGCAGAAAAAAGCACCCGTGGGGATCAAAAAACCAAACGGTGGTAAACATATAATTAGAGGGAGGAGAGGAGGTGCTCCTCACAAGGTGGGGAAGGAGATGGGGAAACAGAAAGGAAGACCAAATGGCGAAGGGGAGACGGAGTGGGACGCATCCTCCAACAGGAACGGGTATAACCCCCGGATGAAGGGGAAAGGAGTCCACCCCAGATTTAATAGTAGCCTTTTCCGAAAGGGTCAGCAAAGTGGCAACATGGGGGGAGTAACTGGGAAGGGAAAGCACCAGGGGGGCctccatggggggggaagaaaaagcacAAGTGGAGCGGCCAATAAGGGTTCCAACCAGGGTGGCAACAAGGACGATGGAAACGACCCACACACACTTGGCGACGCGTACTACTACGACAATGAGAGCTCGGCGGTGAGCGAGGGAGAGGCCCCCCCCACGGGGCCAATCAGCCACGCAGAGGAAAACACAAGTCGAAAGGAGCCCCGCATTAACAGTGACCAGCAGCCGACCATGGATTACGTGGAGTATGTGAGCAgcctcaaaaagggggaagatcCAAACAGTGatgaaaggaaaacattGCACACCTCCGAGGGGAAGGACGAGGTTGGTGGGGAAGCTCCCAATGGTGAGCAGCAAAAGGGAGGCGGTGAGGAACAAGATGGAGCTGATGAGCATCAAAATGGGGCTGATGagcaacaaaatggagcTGATCACCGACGGGGAGTGTTCAACATTTTCCTTCTGTTCTGCCCCCTCGCTGTCACCAGCATAAGAAACAGACGGTGCGTCATAAATGCCGATGAGCACATGTCGTTTCTGCAGAACAAATTGAAGAGCGTGGAGAGTTTGCTGGCATGTGCAAGGAATGCAAAGGAGAGTGCATTCCTCAGGAGCAAAGCGGAAGCAGTAGAAAATAAGCTGAAGAACGTACGGCTGGATGTCCTTTTCTTTACTTTGCTCTGCTTACGAGACAGTGTTATTAACAAAAGGGGTCGGctgcaaatatatttgcatacAGTAAACGGGTTACTAATTTATGTGTCTCCATCATTTCGGGTGCCTCgaagtttttccctttttaaaaaagtcaTGTTGAATTTGATGCTGCGGAACGTGGTGCTCGACCCGGGCGGGCGGCCCCTCCTGAAGGTCCTGCCCCACCCGGTGCAGCGCTACGTGGGGTCCTCCGT gTGCATCGGAATTTCTCACATGGGCTTCCCCGCGGATGTTAAAAAGCTATCGAAGCAGATAAAGGAGACAAAGAAtgattattcatttttcctttctctcTCCAGCGCATACGACTTGACACATTTTATTGAATCCATTTCGAGGACCCACTCGGAGTGCTTCCCCTTCGACTACGTTGTGCGCGTTTCGGACCTCCCCCTGTCTACGGTTGCCGTTTGTTCCAAGCTgacgcattttttaaatgactaA